Proteins encoded in a region of the Leptolyngbya sp. FACHB-261 genome:
- a CDS encoding DMT family transporter: MTASSFSLQGSVLFGDLLLLSTGISWGLFTLLTKLWELKPLQSTAIVSVISLFYLPPYLFFSYNGFESASIPHIISQAVFQGIILSIGTLYLVTYAVQNLGAQLTSLFSPLVPVLTTLIAIPLLGEIPTSAQGIGIVLIALGMLSAAIARDAR; this comes from the coding sequence GTGACAGCCTCTTCGTTTTCTTTGCAAGGTTCAGTCTTATTTGGAGATCTCCTATTACTGAGTACAGGCATCAGCTGGGGTCTATTTACGTTATTAACTAAGTTGTGGGAGCTGAAACCGCTACAGAGTACAGCCATCGTGTCGGTTATTTCTCTATTTTATCTACCTCCATATTTATTCTTTTCGTATAACGGCTTTGAGTCTGCTTCGATTCCACACATCATTTCGCAAGCAGTTTTCCAGGGCATTATTCTGTCAATCGGCACACTTTACCTAGTCACCTATGCCGTTCAAAACTTAGGAGCACAGTTGACTTCTCTATTCAGCCCACTGGTTCCTGTGCTAACCACCTTAATTGCTATTCCTCTCCTTGGAGAAATTCCGACCTCGGCTCAGGGAATTGGCATTGTCTTGATTGCATTGGGCATGCTGAGTGCCGCAATAGCGAGAGATGCTCGGTAA
- a CDS encoding sulfite exporter TauE/SafE family protein, which yields MLTSASGQIIHNFFVISVVIEMRNIWAFAWGALVGVLGGLIGLGGAEFRLPVLVSIFNYRTLQAVIINLIVSLVTVAFSFIFRSGVIGLEDVAEHWAVIVNILAGSLIGSYRGVHYATQISERTLHWIVVGFLIFLSMVLIGHNFIFSVGRLQLPIFLRIGFGFLAGIVIGIFSSMLGVAGGELIIPTIILLFAVDIKLAGSFSLAISIPTIVMGLFKYRSQQRLKEVKSEQKFIGSMASGSILGAFVGSGLLRHVSSSLLYLILGTILLLSALKLAKHKPAA from the coding sequence TTGCTCACCTCAGCCTCCGGCCAGATCATTCATAATTTCTTCGTCATAAGTGTGGTGATTGAAATGCGGAATATCTGGGCATTTGCTTGGGGTGCGTTGGTTGGAGTGCTTGGTGGGCTAATTGGTCTGGGTGGTGCAGAGTTTCGCTTACCCGTTCTGGTCAGCATTTTCAACTATCGAACCCTACAAGCAGTCATTATCAATCTCATTGTAAGTCTCGTCACAGTCGCCTTTTCATTCATCTTCCGAAGTGGCGTCATTGGATTGGAGGACGTTGCTGAACATTGGGCAGTGATCGTCAACATCTTGGCAGGCTCTCTAATCGGCTCTTATCGTGGGGTCCACTACGCAACTCAGATCAGCGAGCGAACCTTACATTGGATCGTTGTAGGGTTTCTGATTTTTCTAAGTATGGTATTGATAGGACATAATTTCATCTTTAGTGTTGGTCGTTTGCAACTGCCAATTTTTTTGCGAATCGGCTTTGGATTCTTAGCAGGAATCGTAATTGGTATATTCAGTAGTATGTTGGGCGTGGCAGGTGGCGAACTGATTATCCCAACTATTATTTTGTTGTTCGCCGTTGATATTAAATTAGCAGGGAGTTTCAGCCTCGCGATTAGTATTCCAACGATTGTGATGGGCTTATTCAAATACAGAAGTCAGCAGCGACTAAAGGAGGTTAAATCAGAACAGAAATTTATCGGTTCAATGGCCTCTGGTTCAATTCTAGGTGCATTTGTTGGCAGCGGTCTTTTAAGGCATGTATCAAGTTCTCTGCTGTACTTGATCTTGGGTACAATTTTGTTGTTGTCGGCTTTGAAGTTGGCTAAGCACAAGCCAGCTGCCTAA
- a CDS encoding helix-turn-helix domain-containing protein: protein MATKQDSIIGITEMNNAVDKIVPVAPLVSSHQAGWSNIFFAYYQQPACEIPTHYLSQYTFTICSELSTSSLIECCLNNQLKRYYFQNGDIIFCPAGISKSLAWEQKNSCILLALEPELVEQVAYESINVEHIEFAPKFKIIDPLIQHLAYALKAELESGCLSGRLYGESAAAMLAVHLLKINSPLRQPIQEYKGGLPRDKLSQVIEYIDEYLAQNVGLSELAQVADMSQYHFARLFKRSVGITPHQYLIRQRVERAKQLLRRRDLSIADVALQCGFANQGHLGYHFKRLLNTTPKVFIKSSNNL from the coding sequence ATGGCAACAAAGCAAGATTCTATTATTGGTATAACTGAAATGAATAACGCGGTAGATAAGATTGTGCCTGTTGCACCTCTTGTATCGAGCCATCAAGCCGGGTGGAGCAACATCTTTTTTGCCTACTACCAACAACCTGCTTGTGAAATTCCAACGCACTATCTCAGCCAATATACATTCACAATCTGTAGTGAATTAAGCACTTCATCCTTAATTGAATGTTGTTTGAACAACCAACTTAAACGTTATTACTTCCAAAATGGAGACATCATCTTTTGCCCCGCAGGTATTAGCAAATCCTTAGCCTGGGAGCAGAAAAACAGTTGCATACTGCTTGCCCTTGAACCTGAATTGGTCGAGCAAGTTGCTTATGAGTCTATCAATGTAGAGCATATCGAATTTGCGCCAAAATTTAAGATTATCGATCCATTAATCCAACACCTAGCCTACGCGCTTAAGGCTGAGCTTGAGTCTGGTTGTTTGTCAGGTCGTCTCTACGGGGAGTCAGCGGCAGCAATGCTTGCAGTGCATTTACTCAAGATTAACTCACCTCTCAGACAACCCATCCAAGAGTATAAAGGTGGACTGCCTAGGGACAAACTGTCTCAGGTGATTGAGTACATTGATGAATATCTTGCTCAAAACGTAGGATTATCTGAGCTGGCTCAAGTCGCAGACATGAGCCAATATCATTTTGCTCGGCTCTTCAAGCGGTCAGTGGGTATTACTCCTCATCAATACTTAATCAGACAACGTGTGGAACGAGCAAAGCAGCTCCTGCGACGGCGTGATCTGAGCATCGCTGATGTTGCACTTCAATGTGGATTTGCTAACCAAGGGCACCTCGGCTACCACTTCAAACGTCTACTAAATACCACACCAAAGGTCTTTATAAAGAGCAGCAATAACCTGTAA
- a CDS encoding RidA family protein: MSKEHVNPTSLFSSLKYGFSQIVTSVGGRTVYLSGQTPFNAEEQIVGTTRQEQMRQTLKNIQSAMEAIGGSLKDVVSLRIYMVDYKPDEEINVIVDGLKEFFVDGNPPATTWIGISSLAVKDFLIEIEATAVLE, translated from the coding sequence ATGTCAAAAGAGCACGTCAACCCAACATCCTTGTTTTCAAGCTTGAAATACGGCTTCTCTCAAATTGTCACTAGTGTCGGCGGAAGGACAGTATACTTATCTGGTCAAACACCATTTAACGCCGAAGAGCAAATTGTCGGTACCACTCGTCAAGAGCAGATGCGTCAAACTTTAAAAAATATCCAATCGGCGATGGAGGCTATTGGTGGGTCGCTTAAAGACGTCGTGTCGTTGCGCATCTATATGGTTGACTACAAACCAGACGAAGAAATCAATGTGATTGTTGATGGTCTCAAAGAGTTTTTTGTTGATGGTAATCCACCTGCAACAACCTGGATTGGTATTTCTTCCCTTGCCGTCAAGGACTTTCTGATAGAAATAGAGGCGACAGCAGTCTTGGAGTAA
- a CDS encoding GNAT family N-acetyltransferase has translation MHTIDIGKLKLEPQLAAHAEEMFAVLSDPAIYQYENEPPVSVQWLRKRFTRLEARQSSDGREQWLNWVIRLPSGELIGFVQATVHPNHQATIACVLTSKFWGRGLARQSVQTMISELTEQYQVRNLFAILKQENYRSLRLLKRIGFSIASNGQYTGSEVKPDELLMHFEPQLP, from the coding sequence ATGCACACCATTGACATCGGCAAATTGAAGTTGGAGCCGCAACTTGCAGCACACGCTGAAGAAATGTTTGCTGTTCTTAGTGACCCGGCGATCTACCAATACGAAAATGAACCACCCGTGTCCGTGCAGTGGTTGCGCAAACGCTTCACAAGGCTTGAAGCAAGGCAATCGTCAGACGGTAGAGAGCAATGGCTCAACTGGGTTATCCGACTTCCCAGTGGCGAACTGATCGGTTTTGTTCAAGCCACCGTACATCCAAACCACCAAGCCACAATCGCCTGCGTTCTCACGAGCAAATTTTGGGGTCGAGGGCTCGCACGCCAATCAGTTCAGACCATGATTAGCGAACTGACTGAGCAATACCAGGTGCGCAACCTTTTCGCGATACTCAAGCAGGAAAACTATCGTTCCTTGCGCCTCCTCAAGCGAATTGGTTTCTCTATCGCCTCAAATGGACAATACACTGGAAGCGAAGTAAAGCCAGACGAACTTCTCATGCATTTTGAACCGCAGCTACCATGA